The following proteins come from a genomic window of Streptomyces liliiviolaceus:
- the cutA gene encoding divalent-cation tolerance protein CutA → MANEIVIAQTTIDNEDQAKELARGAVESKLAAGVHIDAPITAVYWWKSEVETTLEWRISYMTTTERLPQLETWLSERHPYDVPQWITLPVTGGSDAYLAWVVEETTRD, encoded by the coding sequence GTGGCCAACGAGATTGTGATCGCACAGACGACCATCGACAACGAGGACCAGGCAAAGGAGCTGGCCCGGGGCGCGGTTGAAAGCAAGCTGGCAGCCGGCGTCCACATTGACGCGCCGATCACTGCCGTCTACTGGTGGAAGAGCGAGGTCGAGACGACGTTGGAGTGGCGTATCTCGTACATGACCACGACAGAGCGCCTCCCTCAGCTGGAGACGTGGTTGTCCGAGAGGCACCCGTACGACGTCCCTCAATGGATCACGCTGCCTGTGACTGGGGGATCGGATGCGTATCTGGCGTGGGTTGTTGAGGAGACAACGCGGGACTGA
- a CDS encoding helix-turn-helix domain-containing protein codes for MPDQFAELLLRLRKGTGRTQEEQADAINAASGRQTVSRREISRYENSENVPTNHTLAHIAAASGVPVDELLLAAKAARARRRRGNVREEEDQDDVKRRQLLGSAAIGVSAAAEPWGRLAFALSKGSRIDTPAAVALINRAADLHVQELNLSAQRLQRTVESHLDAITVALPHAGEHERVLTIAAGETAALAGWVAWDLSEYDKADAYYDVATACATKAGHPALRALALTYASYEASTPKRKLELLTQASKDVRGHGNATAAAWVLGRHAEEAAAVGDEIGALRALDRARFAYDFADHTGEQAWVRFVTPYRMDSLALSVFGQLGRPELTPTADTAIGRLGDELPDGGVVVLGDLASALLHGGDVEQGVHVSRQFTAASQAKPNTMGKERAAKIAARLPESERELAHHLGQFAA; via the coding sequence ATGCCAGATCAGTTCGCCGAACTGCTGCTCCGGCTCCGGAAGGGCACGGGCCGGACGCAAGAGGAGCAGGCCGACGCGATCAACGCTGCCTCCGGGCGACAAACCGTGAGCCGCCGGGAGATCAGCCGCTATGAAAACTCCGAGAACGTCCCAACGAACCACACACTCGCCCACATCGCCGCGGCCTCCGGGGTCCCCGTCGACGAGCTACTCCTGGCGGCCAAAGCGGCCCGTGCCCGACGGCGTCGGGGAAACGTTCGTGAAGAGGAGGACCAGGACGACGTGAAGCGCCGCCAGCTGCTGGGCAGCGCCGCCATCGGCGTAAGCGCGGCTGCCGAGCCCTGGGGGAGGCTCGCTTTCGCTCTCAGCAAGGGCTCCCGTATCGACACGCCCGCTGCGGTCGCGCTCATCAACAGAGCTGCCGACCTGCATGTGCAGGAACTCAACCTCAGTGCCCAGCGCCTGCAACGCACGGTCGAATCGCACCTCGACGCGATCACGGTAGCCCTGCCTCATGCCGGCGAGCACGAACGGGTTCTCACCATCGCGGCCGGGGAAACCGCTGCCCTGGCCGGATGGGTGGCCTGGGACTTGAGCGAGTACGACAAGGCCGACGCCTACTACGACGTCGCGACTGCGTGCGCGACGAAGGCCGGGCACCCTGCACTCAGAGCCTTGGCTCTCACCTACGCTAGCTACGAGGCTTCGACACCGAAAAGGAAGCTGGAACTCCTCACCCAAGCTTCCAAGGACGTACGCGGTCACGGCAACGCCACGGCCGCCGCCTGGGTACTCGGAAGACATGCGGAGGAAGCTGCCGCGGTCGGCGACGAGATAGGGGCTCTGCGCGCGCTTGACCGAGCACGCTTCGCTTACGACTTTGCGGATCACACCGGCGAACAAGCGTGGGTCCGCTTCGTGACGCCGTATCGGATGGATTCGTTGGCCCTGTCCGTGTTCGGGCAGCTGGGGCGGCCCGAACTCACTCCCACGGCCGACACTGCGATCGGCCGCCTCGGGGACGAACTCCCGGACGGCGGCGTTGTCGTCCTCGGTGATCTCGCCTCGGCGCTTCTACATGGGGGCGACGTCGAACAAGGCGTTCACGTGTCACGCCAGTTCACGGCCGCATCACAAGCCAAGCCGAACACGATGGGCAAGGAACGTGCCGCGAAGATCGCCGCACGGCTCCCGGAAAGTGAGCGAGAACTCGCCCATCACCTGGGACAGTTCGCGGCTTGA
- a CDS encoding helix-turn-helix domain-containing protein: protein MDGTMMARRPQHTVWHWATPQAEAILATRDIGAILRFHRGVHGITQTELGQLLGYDKTYISLLELGKRSLEDVGSRRHIAKSLCLPPHVVGVTDPADTDHRAMLQFGESTVRLAEIARQSGHASEAVAELWPLVARLEARMEDGHMEREVLYLLARARVGLGVALGNVLPEERLSTAARWTAKSIALARYFGDPVFTSYVLRMHGNELRKARLHGAAVDRLQHAAALAPDHEAKAAVLPLLARAAGALRNQPLFDEAMRETNRLLAETEHTSLFNPYALHEIRLRGLMATGKTDIAIRLVEQGSPVPTMTVAPQWRVIELITVAQVRLAADDCARAAQSLHTAVDEAVRQRLPHQLQRIVRAAHHRLPEIREAADHGLDRIRQEMAA from the coding sequence ATGGACGGCACGATGATGGCACGACGCCCTCAACACACCGTGTGGCATTGGGCCACCCCGCAGGCCGAGGCAATCCTCGCCACCCGCGACATTGGGGCTATCCTGCGCTTCCACCGCGGTGTGCACGGCATAACCCAGACCGAACTTGGACAGCTTCTCGGCTACGACAAGACGTACATCTCGCTGCTGGAACTGGGCAAACGAAGCCTCGAAGATGTCGGCTCTCGTCGGCACATCGCGAAGTCCCTGTGTCTGCCTCCGCACGTCGTCGGCGTCACTGATCCTGCGGACACCGATCACCGCGCCATGCTCCAGTTCGGCGAGTCCACCGTCCGCCTTGCCGAGATCGCTCGGCAATCCGGGCACGCTTCCGAAGCGGTCGCCGAGCTGTGGCCACTGGTCGCCCGGCTCGAAGCGCGCATGGAGGACGGTCACATGGAACGGGAAGTCCTGTACCTGTTGGCCCGAGCTCGTGTCGGCCTTGGTGTCGCCCTGGGCAATGTCCTCCCAGAGGAGCGACTCAGTACCGCTGCCCGCTGGACTGCGAAGAGCATCGCCCTCGCTCGTTACTTCGGCGATCCGGTCTTCACGTCCTACGTGCTGCGCATGCACGGAAACGAACTGCGCAAAGCCCGCCTCCACGGAGCCGCCGTCGACCGGCTTCAACACGCGGCAGCTCTTGCACCGGACCACGAGGCCAAAGCAGCTGTGCTGCCACTCCTCGCTCGCGCGGCCGGCGCCCTCCGAAATCAGCCCCTCTTCGACGAGGCGATGAGGGAAACGAACCGGCTTCTCGCCGAGACCGAACACACCTCGTTGTTCAATCCCTACGCCCTGCACGAGATCCGACTTCGAGGCCTGATGGCTACTGGCAAGACTGATATCGCCATACGACTGGTCGAGCAGGGCAGTCCCGTACCGACGATGACCGTCGCCCCGCAGTGGCGCGTGATCGAACTCATCACCGTCGCCCAAGTACGGCTGGCCGCTGACGACTGCGCCCGCGCTGCGCAGTCCCTGCACACCGCCGTCGACGAAGCCGTCCGCCAGCGCCTTCCGCACCAATTGCAGCGCATTGTGCGCGCGGCGCACCATCGGCTGCCGGAGATCAGGGAAGCCGCAGACCATGGCCTGGACCGGATTCGGCAGGAGATGGCCGCCTAA
- a CDS encoding NUDIX hydrolase, producing the protein MDYTPPTWPVSVKGVAVDGRRRVLLLKNEREEWELPGGRLEPRDTTAEFAVEREIEEETGWAVKAGPLLDVWIYQPLPVAMPDRRVVIVTYGCTVLTPDMPPVLSHEHKQLGMFTADEVSGLAMPDGYKQSIGTWFARM; encoded by the coding sequence ATGGATTACACGCCCCCTACATGGCCCGTCTCCGTCAAGGGCGTCGCCGTGGACGGCAGGCGACGCGTACTGCTGCTGAAGAACGAACGCGAGGAGTGGGAACTGCCAGGAGGGCGACTCGAACCCCGCGACACCACAGCAGAGTTCGCTGTGGAGAGGGAGATCGAGGAGGAGACCGGCTGGGCGGTGAAGGCCGGTCCGCTCCTGGACGTGTGGATCTACCAGCCGCTGCCCGTCGCCATGCCGGACCGGCGAGTCGTGATCGTCACCTACGGATGCACCGTCCTCACTCCGGACATGCCCCCCGTGCTGAGTCACGAGCACAAACAACTCGGGATGTTCACGGCCGACGAAGTGTCCGGCTTGGCCATGCCGGACGGATACAAACAGTCCATCGGTACCTGGTTTGCGCGGATGTGA
- a CDS encoding TauD/TfdA family dioxygenase — MGELPESTIRRFTPALAAPNSENTTAPRRSFRMRRVHEPYADVFARNRIDLTATGAEARIAGRLRKTGLVTVDGLASRAAVLAFATRIMNVVPHRDSEPDGLTTICDNRRDAHRAGFAGFSNGPLDPHTERSGTPNPPRLMLLVCGQTAVVGGECLLTDGQAVHSGLFADERQAGLALAQPRTAFFGAGDGHTTQVFTVHDDLRVSVRLRFDGLARWNPIVHPYLPQLRAAAVHHQVRLPLALGQGYLLDNERWLHARRAFTGDRLFWRALGEPLFPMPHGFVPARASVRTPVLSEAG; from the coding sequence GTGGGCGAATTGCCCGAGTCGACAATCCGTCGCTTTACCCCCGCCCTCGCGGCGCCGAACAGTGAAAACACCACAGCGCCGAGAAGGAGCTTCAGGATGCGCCGAGTTCATGAGCCGTACGCCGACGTCTTCGCGCGCAACCGTATCGACCTCACCGCGACGGGAGCGGAGGCGAGGATCGCGGGGCGGCTTCGGAAGACGGGCCTGGTCACTGTCGACGGCCTTGCCTCACGCGCTGCCGTGCTCGCTTTTGCCACCCGGATCATGAATGTGGTGCCGCACCGCGACAGTGAGCCGGACGGTCTCACCACGATCTGCGACAACCGACGCGATGCACATCGGGCGGGCTTCGCGGGGTTCAGCAACGGCCCTCTCGATCCACACACCGAGCGCTCCGGGACACCCAATCCGCCCCGTCTGATGCTCCTTGTGTGCGGGCAAACTGCCGTGGTCGGCGGGGAATGCCTGCTCACCGATGGGCAGGCCGTGCACTCCGGCCTCTTCGCTGATGAACGGCAGGCCGGACTGGCTCTGGCGCAGCCCCGCACCGCCTTCTTCGGCGCCGGTGACGGACACACCACGCAGGTGTTCACCGTCCATGACGATCTGAGGGTGTCCGTTCGTCTCCGGTTCGACGGGCTGGCGCGCTGGAACCCGATAGTGCACCCCTACCTCCCGCAACTGCGGGCCGCAGCCGTACATCATCAGGTACGTCTTCCCCTGGCTCTCGGCCAGGGCTACCTGCTGGATAACGAACGCTGGCTGCACGCGCGACGTGCCTTCACCGGTGATCGTCTCTTCTGGCGTGCCCTTGGTGAGCCCCTGTTCCCCATGCCGCACGGGTTCGTTCCCGCCCGCGCCTCCGTTCGCACACCCGTGCTCTCGGAGGCAGGATGA
- a CDS encoding ATP-binding protein, with protein MTTSSESFALSSSPEDQAVLCGFQVDFLPAEIRTAEMRQVARGQLSRWDLTMLTDDATLVVSELVTNAIKHGKGRSVGLKVWRFTDDLRIEVTDDSSTPARLRSAGPADENGRGLFLVPAVAKEWGASPDGTMMWCSLTIPDEAS; from the coding sequence GTGACGACGTCCAGCGAGTCCTTCGCCCTCAGTTCCTCACCCGAGGACCAGGCGGTTCTGTGCGGCTTCCAGGTCGACTTCCTCCCGGCTGAGATCCGCACTGCGGAGATGAGACAAGTCGCCAGGGGCCAGCTGAGCCGGTGGGACCTGACGATGCTGACCGACGACGCCACGCTCGTCGTCTCCGAACTGGTGACCAACGCCATCAAACATGGCAAGGGAAGATCGGTCGGACTCAAGGTGTGGCGCTTCACCGATGACCTTCGCATCGAGGTGACCGACGACAGCTCGACTCCAGCACGGCTGCGTTCTGCCGGCCCGGCCGACGAGAACGGCCGCGGCCTGTTTCTCGTGCCGGCCGTCGCGAAGGAGTGGGGCGCAAGTCCCGACGGCACGATGATGTGGTGCTCACTGACGATCCCCGATGAGGCATCGTGA
- the fxlM gene encoding methyltransferase, FxLD system, whose amino-acid sequence MTAVDDATVRDADRLRAEMVRALRDQDAITSEAVAAAFAMVPRHLFAPEASLKVVYDLHRIVPVKKDDNGLNVSVMSAAHLQAVMLEQADIEPGMKVLEIGSGGVNAAYLQELVGGDGEVTTVDIDGDIVDRARLCLDDAGYTLVKTVLADGERGVPEGAPYDRIIVTAAAWDIPRSWIDGLTEKGRLVVPLTVCGTTRSIAFDRDGEGLVSRSYRLAHFVPMQGEGAAEERKALLREGVVVQTDDGRVPLNPQALNHALDAPRLVRWSGAAWDLPDELELYLTLNLPSVVRLHAAKDVVDQGLVNPSALVGVSALVSEDSIAYRTRRDNEDTGGFESGVIAHGPQAEALADQYSELLRRWAEHHRRRGAVTFRYLPGPAPTPLPQNAVLRRHGIVTASWT is encoded by the coding sequence ATGACTGCCGTTGATGACGCGACCGTTCGCGATGCAGACAGGTTGCGTGCAGAGATGGTCCGTGCGTTGCGTGATCAGGACGCGATCACGTCCGAGGCGGTTGCTGCGGCCTTCGCCATGGTGCCCCGGCACCTGTTCGCGCCGGAAGCGTCCCTGAAAGTCGTCTACGATCTCCACCGCATCGTGCCGGTCAAGAAGGACGACAACGGCCTGAACGTCAGCGTCATGTCCGCCGCCCACCTTCAGGCCGTGATGCTGGAGCAGGCCGACATCGAGCCCGGGATGAAGGTTCTGGAGATCGGCTCCGGCGGGGTCAACGCCGCGTATCTCCAGGAACTTGTGGGCGGTGACGGTGAGGTCACCACCGTCGACATCGACGGGGACATCGTCGACCGCGCCCGCCTCTGTCTGGACGACGCCGGCTATACCTTGGTGAAGACGGTGCTCGCCGATGGCGAGAGGGGCGTCCCTGAGGGGGCACCGTACGACCGGATCATCGTCACCGCCGCTGCGTGGGACATCCCCCGTTCGTGGATCGACGGACTCACGGAGAAGGGCCGGCTCGTCGTTCCGCTGACGGTGTGCGGCACGACCCGCTCGATCGCCTTCGACCGCGACGGCGAGGGCCTGGTCAGCCGCTCCTACCGGTTGGCGCACTTCGTACCCATGCAGGGAGAGGGCGCCGCCGAGGAACGCAAGGCACTGCTGCGAGAGGGCGTCGTCGTGCAGACCGACGACGGGCGGGTACCCCTCAACCCGCAGGCGCTCAACCATGCCCTGGACGCCCCCAGGCTGGTGCGCTGGTCGGGGGCGGCGTGGGACCTGCCCGACGAACTGGAGCTGTACCTCACGCTCAACCTGCCAAGCGTGGTGCGGCTGCACGCCGCCAAGGACGTGGTCGACCAGGGCCTGGTGAACCCGTCGGCCCTGGTCGGGGTGTCCGCGCTGGTCAGCGAGGACAGCATCGCCTACCGCACCCGCCGCGACAACGAGGACACCGGCGGCTTCGAGAGCGGCGTCATCGCCCACGGTCCGCAGGCCGAAGCCCTCGCCGACCAGTACTCGGAACTGCTGCGCCGCTGGGCCGAACACCACCGTCGCAGGGGAGCCGTGACGTTCCGGTACCTGCCGGGCCCCGCCCCTACCCCGCTGCCGCAGAACGCCGTGCTGCGGCGGCACGGGATCGTCACCGCGTCCTGGACCTGA
- a CDS encoding FxLD family lanthipeptide, with translation MTVQLERPAIPAQPVAEVPEFADFDLDITIVEGGPSSDQLIRMTDDGCNSTCATACTSCPA, from the coding sequence ATGACCGTTCAACTGGAACGACCGGCCATACCCGCGCAACCGGTCGCCGAAGTGCCGGAGTTCGCTGACTTCGACCTGGACATCACCATCGTGGAGGGCGGTCCTTCCTCGGACCAGCTCATTCGGATGACGGACGACGGCTGCAACTCCACGTGCGCGACCGCGTGCACGAGCTGCCCCGCGTAG
- a CDS encoding lantibiotic dehydratase — translation MYRHLDAALVRASAWHPERQIVWPDLTGACAGPASWRAWLQHVWCDNDFAAAVRAASPDLASSVDQVYAGQPVPAAAVWRTVVAMMRYLLRARSRATPFGLFAGVAAVRIGTVPALRVGTGHRAAARADAARSTALIDRFEQHPALRPHLMLLASSLLVERDGCGVIEHRPSGTPDRRPDHMQIRMTAPVREALDGARTPVLWSDLATKLTTSFPSAPPSVIDGLIADLVRQRVLLTSLRPAMTVTDPLAALLDHAAHLPPTDAAEIQSVPRTALDLRVDWDLTVPTAVIQEAAAAAKALIRLAPQASLTGWAQWHRHFLERYGPRAVVPVLDAIDMLGYPSGFVGATTTPTPSPLPDRVGRLIKLAHTAGMQRHLEIQLDDAVIEDLATVDPVHPVQPSTELTVRIDADSVAALQQGDFTLHVVGVARSAGATTGRFLHLLDADDRRRMTEAYGALPAVHRDALPAQISSTPLTTLTENVARAPQATDLVISLGDYHGPDTYLVPVTDLAVTADAERLHLVSLSCARPVHTLLLNAVDLGHHSHPLCRFLTEAPAALAVPCTGFRWGTAASHLPFLPALRYGRTILSPARWLLTHEDLPPTSAPWPQWDEALARWRREVHLPERVYLSEDDQHMALDLAEPSHRALVRVHLDRDGTVTLYPAPHPKDLGWTGGRAHEVVIPLSTEQNITPVRVAGGAVPREHSHLPGCRNRISLHLHGHRDRQTPILTRHLAALLDELGAPQWWFVRYRDPDDHLRVRLTCLPGTLGPAFEAVGHWTRGLRQRGLITHASVETYHPETARFGGPTTVDAAERYFATDSAAAMAQLNIAVGTEVPDPRAVTAASMVDIAVGVLGDSAAAMQWLIKHTRTDPAAPPRAVYRQAVDLVNTTTGSLGEHVTAAWSARRGALADYRRALTDAALHPDELLPDLLHLHHVRMHGPGLPEERTHLHLAKAAALSWTARARSTP, via the coding sequence ATGTATCGCCACCTTGATGCGGCCCTGGTCCGGGCGTCTGCATGGCATCCCGAGCGCCAGATCGTTTGGCCTGATCTCACTGGCGCGTGCGCGGGCCCAGCGTCCTGGCGGGCGTGGCTCCAACACGTCTGGTGTGACAACGACTTCGCGGCAGCCGTCAGGGCGGCCAGCCCCGACCTCGCGAGCAGTGTGGATCAGGTCTACGCCGGCCAGCCGGTACCTGCCGCTGCCGTGTGGCGCACGGTGGTCGCGATGATGCGCTACCTGCTGCGTGCTCGCAGCCGGGCGACCCCGTTCGGCCTGTTCGCTGGCGTCGCGGCCGTACGAATAGGTACGGTGCCCGCGCTCCGTGTCGGCACCGGTCACCGCGCCGCCGCCAGAGCAGACGCGGCGCGGAGTACGGCCCTCATCGACCGCTTTGAGCAGCACCCGGCGTTGCGGCCCCACTTGATGCTGCTCGCCTCCAGCCTCCTCGTCGAACGCGACGGGTGCGGGGTGATAGAGCACCGCCCGAGCGGAACCCCCGATCGGCGCCCCGACCACATGCAGATCCGCATGACCGCGCCGGTCCGCGAGGCTCTGGACGGGGCACGGACACCGGTCCTGTGGAGTGACCTCGCCACGAAATTGACCACCAGCTTCCCGAGCGCGCCGCCGTCCGTGATCGACGGCCTCATCGCAGACCTGGTCAGGCAGCGCGTCCTGCTCACCAGCCTCCGCCCGGCGATGACCGTCACCGACCCACTCGCCGCCCTCCTCGACCACGCAGCTCACCTCCCGCCCACTGACGCAGCAGAGATCCAGTCCGTTCCCAGGACCGCGCTCGACCTGCGGGTGGACTGGGACCTGACCGTACCTACGGCCGTCATACAGGAGGCGGCAGCGGCAGCGAAGGCGCTCATCCGCCTCGCGCCACAAGCGTCCCTGACTGGCTGGGCCCAGTGGCATCGCCACTTTCTGGAGCGGTATGGTCCGCGGGCGGTCGTCCCCGTCCTGGACGCGATCGACATGCTCGGCTACCCGTCCGGGTTCGTGGGCGCCACCACTACGCCGACGCCTTCCCCACTGCCCGACCGGGTCGGCCGCCTCATCAAACTCGCGCACACCGCCGGTATGCAGCGCCACCTCGAAATCCAGCTCGACGATGCGGTGATCGAGGATCTGGCCACCGTCGATCCGGTCCATCCCGTCCAGCCGAGCACTGAACTGACCGTTCGCATCGATGCCGATAGCGTTGCCGCCCTCCAGCAGGGGGATTTCACGCTGCACGTGGTCGGGGTGGCGCGCTCGGCCGGCGCGACCACCGGACGCTTCCTCCACCTGCTCGACGCCGATGACCGCCGCCGCATGACCGAGGCGTACGGCGCTCTGCCCGCGGTGCACCGAGACGCGCTCCCCGCACAGATCAGCTCAACTCCCTTAACGACGCTCACGGAGAACGTCGCGCGCGCCCCACAGGCGACCGACTTGGTGATATCGCTCGGCGACTACCACGGCCCGGACACCTATCTTGTCCCCGTCACGGACCTCGCGGTGACCGCAGACGCCGAACGGCTGCACCTCGTCTCGCTGTCCTGTGCCCGCCCGGTCCACACACTGCTGCTCAACGCCGTGGACCTGGGCCACCACTCGCACCCGCTGTGCCGCTTCCTGACGGAGGCACCCGCCGCGCTGGCCGTCCCCTGCACCGGGTTCAGGTGGGGGACTGCAGCCTCCCACCTGCCGTTCCTGCCCGCGCTGCGCTACGGCCGGACGATCCTCTCCCCGGCCCGTTGGCTCCTCACGCACGAGGACCTGCCGCCCACGTCGGCGCCATGGCCGCAGTGGGACGAGGCACTGGCGCGATGGCGGCGCGAAGTCCATCTGCCCGAGCGGGTGTACCTGAGCGAGGACGATCAGCACATGGCCCTGGACCTGGCGGAGCCCTCTCACCGGGCCCTGGTGCGCGTCCACCTGGACCGCGACGGCACCGTGACGCTGTACCCGGCACCGCACCCGAAGGACCTGGGCTGGACCGGCGGCCGTGCCCACGAAGTCGTCATTCCCCTGAGCACCGAGCAGAACATCACCCCCGTCCGGGTGGCGGGCGGCGCCGTCCCCCGGGAGCACAGTCACCTGCCCGGATGCAGAAACCGCATCTCCCTTCACCTCCACGGTCATCGCGACCGGCAGACCCCCATCCTGACCCGGCACCTCGCCGCCCTGCTGGACGAACTTGGCGCTCCCCAATGGTGGTTCGTCCGCTACCGGGACCCCGACGACCACCTTCGTGTCCGCTTGACCTGCCTGCCCGGCACCCTTGGCCCTGCCTTCGAGGCGGTCGGCCACTGGACCCGCGGCCTGCGGCAACGCGGTCTGATCACTCACGCCAGTGTGGAGACCTACCACCCGGAGACCGCCCGTTTCGGCGGCCCCACCACCGTCGATGCGGCCGAACGATACTTCGCCACCGACTCCGCCGCCGCCATGGCGCAGCTCAACATCGCGGTAGGAACGGAGGTCCCCGACCCTCGTGCGGTGACCGCCGCGAGCATGGTGGACATCGCGGTGGGCGTGCTCGGCGACAGCGCTGCGGCGATGCAGTGGCTGATCAAGCACACGCGCACCGATCCGGCCGCTCCGCCCCGCGCCGTCTACCGCCAAGCCGTCGACCTGGTGAACACGACCACAGGCAGCTTGGGCGAGCACGTCACCGCAGCCTGGTCCGCGCGCCGCGGTGCGCTGGCCGACTACCGCCGCGCGCTCACGGACGCAGCCCTCCATCCGGACGAGCTGCTGCCGGACCTGCTGCACCTTCACCACGTACGAATGCACGGGCCGGGACTGCCTGAGGAACGCACCCACCTTCACCTGGCCAAGGCCGCTGCCCTCAGCTGGACAGCACGCGCAAGGAGTACACCGTGA
- a CDS encoding lanthionine synthetase C family protein: MITAAPTPTTLASVDYLADALAEPGTAWPGGRPDGGRSWPQSLAGGASGIALLHIERARTGHGDWDTAHVWLKAAVQGEVSAAANANLYFGAPTLAYVMHRASSASSRYLPVLDRLDAATLALTRTRLAAAHLRISRAEHPLMEEFDLIRGLSGLCAYHLSRHPHHEITADVVTYLVRLTEPLPSPAGLPPWWTDAAPSGVLHPDYPGGHGNVGLAHGIGSTLGVLSLALLGGPAVPGIADAIARICAWTDHWRQGDQRAPWWPGHLSAEQVTAHQVHSALRPRPSWCYGVGGTARAQQLAGLALGDPARVAMAETAILAALRDPLQLDALPETGLCHGMAGLLHAAWRMATETDNPEIAAELPSLTDRLITALDQSDPGPELLEGTAGAALALHTVGTGRAPAPHWDTFLALA, encoded by the coding sequence GTGATCACCGCCGCTCCCACTCCCACGACGCTGGCGAGCGTCGACTATCTGGCCGACGCGCTGGCCGAGCCGGGCACCGCATGGCCCGGCGGACGCCCCGACGGCGGCCGGTCCTGGCCACAGTCGCTCGCGGGAGGAGCCTCAGGCATCGCCCTTCTACACATCGAGCGCGCCCGGACCGGGCACGGTGACTGGGACACCGCGCACGTCTGGCTGAAGGCGGCGGTGCAGGGCGAGGTCAGCGCCGCGGCCAACGCGAACCTGTACTTCGGCGCTCCCACCCTCGCATACGTGATGCACCGGGCGTCCAGCGCATCGAGCCGCTACCTGCCAGTCCTTGACCGCCTGGACGCCGCCACCCTCGCCCTCACCCGAACCAGGCTGGCCGCCGCCCACCTGCGCATCAGTCGTGCCGAGCACCCCCTCATGGAGGAGTTCGACCTGATCCGCGGTCTGTCCGGCCTGTGCGCCTACCACCTCAGCCGCCACCCGCACCACGAGATCACCGCGGACGTCGTCACCTACCTGGTCCGCCTGACCGAGCCCCTCCCCAGCCCGGCCGGGCTGCCGCCGTGGTGGACGGACGCCGCTCCCAGCGGCGTCCTTCACCCCGACTACCCCGGCGGGCACGGCAACGTCGGGCTCGCCCACGGCATCGGCTCCACCCTCGGCGTCCTGTCGCTTGCCCTGCTCGGCGGGCCGGCCGTGCCCGGCATCGCCGACGCGATCGCGAGGATCTGCGCCTGGACGGACCACTGGCGCCAAGGCGACCAGAGGGCGCCCTGGTGGCCGGGGCACCTCTCGGCGGAGCAGGTGACCGCCCACCAGGTTCATTCCGCTCTTCGGCCCCGGCCGTCCTGGTGCTACGGCGTCGGCGGCACCGCCCGTGCCCAGCAGCTGGCCGGACTCGCCCTGGGCGACCCGGCACGCGTCGCGATGGCCGAGACCGCGATCCTCGCCGCCCTACGAGACCCACTCCAGCTGGATGCGCTCCCTGAGACCGGTTTGTGCCACGGCATGGCCGGACTCCTTCACGCGGCGTGGCGGATGGCCACCGAGACGGACAACCCCGAGATCGCCGCGGAGTTGCCGAGCCTTACCGACCGCCTGATCACCGCACTCGACCAGAGCGACCCCGGCCCGGAACTCCTCGAAGGAACGGCCGGAGCAGCACTCGCCCTGCACACCGTGGGCACGGGTAGGGCGCCCGCGCCGCACTGGGACACCTTCCTCGCTCTGGCGTGA